A section of the Malus sylvestris chromosome 17, drMalSylv7.2, whole genome shotgun sequence genome encodes:
- the LOC126611293 gene encoding putative disease resistance protein RGA3 isoform X1: MADIIIGLASPLVEIAIKKLTDVATTEFVNIKDEVEKLNNSFTEIKTLLGILEGNPPMDSSTASPLKNWLERLRAASYDMEDLIDCWTTEYQRWKMKQQQVQKFHLPFCAFKFLFLSRELSKLREITSRIDAINRDGQRYKSNRTMIAASDKSHSKTSGTGPVQDRLVVSRGKDKEKIIEQLTTEKKAGRGTFSFIPIVGIGGLGKTTLAQLVFNDENVDRYFDFRIWVFVGNEFDMERIFREILVSLVRSLNVKRRQATESLKDMIKKKESQPETPVDPTLLAKLQTLFKDASPLDLNQLPSPSDPNSLLHQNQLPSPSDLYSLPHLKDLYLHYSNSLDRLQTRPEIIDYTPLSLAQLETRILELLTQKRFLLVLDDLWNHKDEELEPLVKVLNHGACGSKVLVTSRLKEVSNIMDSASPYSLQCLGDHESWWLFKKLAFKEDSNLIDSEFEKCGREIVGMCQGLPLATKQMAGLLRGKELGEWENVAKSQTWKARVEDTQILPALRLSYNHLPSPDHKQCFSLCSLFPKSYLYEKDELVKLWMAEGFIQPPTHGVGERTEDIGSRYFKELSDRFFFECSAEDNTKYRMHDLIHDLAQSVSSPFFCQVKDMKDFDEKSRHVSLLQEQLQKPTIEIVNKSKKLRTLLLPVQHLQLRAFGKGQGEIIHSLMYMRVLDMSSSTVVTLPDSIGRLKLLRYLDLSTTEIRKLPDSVCNLFNLETLKLLRCPWIFNLPKNLKNLVNLRHLELDEIFWFKTLMLPRSMGCLTSLHNLHKFPVSCETGNKLEELKNMVYLRGTLHISKLENAVNAGEANLKGKEMIEKVVYEWSSNDVNFHDEAAAKQVLEDLEPHPKALKELQICHYKGTEFPRWMGLLTNLVSIYLNHCTRSKVLDLRELHKLEQVRLKNMLELEDWNGDFESLKILRIVNCPKLKSCSHRGKTLDFLKIKRCESLEHLLFSCWRNPMSITLVDNPVLMHWTHNCESFFLCRIFLYWKFERGSELKIINCPKLHESPDNYIPKKLEASGCNSEFKIHPFLNMEHLALDACSAHGSLVGLPPRDVFDLRFLVISNISNLICLPDWGLPELGALYVRDCKALEYLSNQNKSFQGFTSLTTLSIHNCPKLVTLPVEGLPTSLKYLSIGSCARLMSFGPADVLQKLDSLHDLYIEDCPALQSLPEGGLPTSLLHLSIQRCPSLVERCGEEDGDWPKIKHIPDLEMKMPSTETATSSPSSSSTAWYHLRLRRPNFKRKTVSE, encoded by the exons ATGGCTGACATAATTATCGGCCTTGCAAGTCCTCTTGTAGAGATTGCAATAAAGAAATTGACTGATGTTGCTACTACTGAATTCGTCAATATCAAGGATGAGGTAGAGAAGCTGAACAATTCTTTTACAGAAATTAAAACGTTGCTTGGAATTTTGGAAGGAAATCCTCCGATGGATTCTTCTACTGCTTCCCCCCTGAAGAATTGGCTGGAAAGGCTCCGAGCAGCATCTTATGATATGGAGGATTTGATCGACTGTTGGACAACAGAATACCAACGGTGGAAGATGAAGCAGCAGCAGGTACAAAAATTCCATCTTCCGTTTTGTGCTTTTAAATTTCTCTTTCTGTCTCGTGAATTGTCCAAGTTGAGAGAAATTACATCAAGAATAGATGCAATTAACCGAGATGGACAACGCTACAAAAGTAACAGAACCATGATAGCAGCAAGTGATAAAAGTCATTCAAAAACATCGGGAACTGGGCCCGTTCAAGACAGGTTAGTTGTTAGTAGGgggaaggataaagagaagatcATAGAGCAGCTGACAACAGAGAAAAAAGCCGGTAGGGGAACCTTTTCATTTATTCCCATTGTTGGGATTGGAGGATTGGGGAAAACAACTCTTGCTCAACTTGTCTTTAATGATGAAAATGTTGATCGGTATTTCGATTTTAGAATTTGGGTTTTTGTGGGGAACGAATTTGACATGGAGAGGATTTTCCGTGAAATACTGGTCTCTCTAGTGCGTTCATTGAATGTGAAAAGAAGACAAGCAACGGAGTCTTTAAAAGATATGATCAAGAAAAAAGAATCTCAACCCGAAACCCCTGTTGATCCCACCCTCTTGGCCAAACTACAAACCTTGTTTAAAGATGCCAGTCCTCTCGATTTGAACCAACTACCTTCTCCCAGTGATCCCAACTCCTTGCTCCATCAGAACCAACTACCTTCTCCCAGTGATCTCTACTCTTTGCCCCATCTAAAAGACCTTTATCTTCACTACTCCAACTCCTTGGACCGATTACAAACCCGTCCTGAGATTATTGATTATACCCCTCTCTCCTTGGCCCAACTAGAAACTCGCATTCTTGAACTTCTCACTCAGAAACGATTTTTACTTGTTCTAGACGACCTGTGGAATCATAAAGATGAGGAATTGGAGCCACTAGTAAAGGTCTTAAATCATGGGGCTTGCGGAAGCAAGGTTCTGGTGACTAGTCGGCTGAAAGAAGTTTCAAATATTATGGATTCAGCGTCACCCTATTCTCTGCAATGTTTGGGTGATCATGAGTCATGGTGGTTGTTTAAAAAGTTGGCATTCAAAGAAGATAGTAATTTGATCGATAGCGAGTTTGAAAAATGTGGAAGGGAAATTGTAGGTATGTGTCAGGGTCTTCCTTTGGCTACAAAACAAATGGCAGGTCTGTTACGTGGGAAAGAATTGGGAGAATGGGAAAATGTTGCCAAAAGTCAAACATGGAAAGCACGAGTGGAAGATACTCAAATACTGCCTGCTCTTAGATTGAGTTATAATCACCTGCCCTCACCAGATCACAAGCAGTGCTTTTCATTGTGTTCCCTGTTTCCGAAATCGTATCTTTATGAAAAGGATGAGTTGGTCAAGTTATGGATGGCAGAAGGATTTATACAACCACCTACGCACGGAGTGGGAGAGAGGACAGAAGACATCGGAAGTCGATACTTCAAGGAGCTGTCAGACAGGTTCTTCTTCGAATGCTCAGCTGAAGACAACACAAAGTACAGGATGCATGATCTTATCCATGACTTGGCACAATCAGTTTCCAGTCCCTTTTTTTGCCAAGTGAAGGATATgaaagattttgacgaaaagtCTCGTCATGTATCACTGCTTCAAGAACAACTTCAGAAGCCTACAATAGAGATCGTCAACAAATCGAAGAAGCTGCGCACACTTTTACTTCCAGTTCAACACTTGCAACTGAGAGCCTTTGGGAAAGGACAAGGTGAAATAATTCATTCACTTATGTATATGCGTGTGCTAGACATGAGTTCAAGCACAGTTGTCACACTGCCAGATTCAATTGGAAGGCTGAAGCTCTTGCGCTACCTCGATTTATCGACAACTGAAATCAGAAAGCTCCCTGATTCGGTATGCAACCTCTTCAATTTGGAGACGCTGAAACTTTTGCGTTGTCCTTGGATTTTCAATTTGCCCAAGAACTTGAAAAATCTTGTCAACCTGAGACATCTGGAGCTAGATGAAATTTTCTGGTTCAAGACCTTGATGTTGCCACGAAGCATGGGGTGTCTAACCAGTCTGCACAACTTACACAAATTTCCG gtCAGCTGCGAAACAGGAAACAaacttgaagaattgaagaacaTGGTGTACCTTAGAGGAACGTTGCACATCTCAAAGCTGGAAAATGCAGTGAATGCAGGGGAGGCCAACTTGAAAGGGAAAGAAATGATTGAGAAAGTGGTTTATGAATGGAGCAGTAACGAtgttaattttcatgatgaagCCGCTGCAAAGCAGGTACTTGAAGACTTGGAACCTCACCCAAAGGCACTCAAAGAGCTCCAAATCTGTCACTACAAGGGCACTGAATTTCCACGTTGGATGGGACTGCTGACGAATTTGGTTAGTATTTATTTGAATCACTGCACCAGATCCAAAGTCCTTGATCTTCGGGAGCTACACAAACTCGAACAAGTCCGTCTCAAAAATATGCTAGAGTTGGAGGATTGGAATGGAGATTTTgaatccctcaaaattctaaggATAGTTAACTGCCCCAAGTTGAAAAGCTGTTCACATCGTGGGAAAACACTGGATTTTCTGAAGATCAAAAGGTGTGAATCATTGGAACACCTTCTGTTTTCCTGCTGGCGCAACCCTATGAGTATCACACTTGTTGACAATCCTGTTCTGATGCACTGGACTCACAATTGTGAGAGTTTCTTTTTGTG CAGGATCTTTCTGTACTGGAAATTCGAAAGGGGCAGTGAACTCAAAATTATCAATTGCCCCAAGCTGCATGAGTCGCCAGATAACTACATtccaaagaaattggaagcaAGTGGGTGCAATTCAGAATTCAAAATACATCCCTTCTTAAACATGGAACATCTGGCATTGGATGCATGTTCTGCACATGGCTCCTTAGTGGGTTTGCCACCTCGTGATGTCTTTGATCTACGGTTCTTGGTGATTTCCAATATCTCAAACCTCATATGTCTTCCAGATTGGGGTCTCCCCGAACTCGGAGCACTCTACGTCCGTGACTGCAAGGCTCTCGAGTATTTATCCAACCAAAACAAGTCGTTCCAAGGATTCACCTCCCTCACAACACTCTCCATCCACAATTGTCCTAAGCTTGTAACGTTGCCAGTTGAAGGCCTCCCAACATCTCTTAAATATTTGAGTATTGGCTCGTGTGCAAGGCTCATGTCATTTGGCCCGGCAGATGTACTCCAAAAACTCGACTCCCTCCATGATCTATACATTGAGGATTGCCCTGCACTCCAGTCCTTGCCGGAGGGTGGGTTACCAACCTCCCTCCTGCATCTCTCTATCCAGCGATGCCCCTCGCTGGTAGAACGATGTGGGGAGGAAGACGGTGATTGGCCCAAGATCAAACATATCCCTGATCTGGAAATGAAGATGCCATCCACCGAAACTGCAACCTCATCACCATCGTCTTCTTCAACAGCTTGGTACCATCTGCGCTTGCGGAG GCCAAACTTCAAAAGGAAGACGGTTTCAGAATGA
- the LOC126611294 gene encoding lectin-like isoform X1, with protein sequence MKDSTNGEFRDFKKMKIWVKKNSGYKCMMLYARSLAITWGGPPYWVWNCYKETGDDNIEVAKLTGVRDLDVQGRFKMSELSPGVVYEIAYIVKLTNGASGWELPVTLKITLPGQGGREKKRQYSLLEKPRGVWMELVGGSFQSMARETGEVIFDFYNHDTPSKSGLIIKGIIIRPKN encoded by the exons ATGAaagattcaacaaatggagaATTCCGGGACTTCAAGAAAATG AAAATATGGGTTAAGAAGAACTCTGGCTACAAATGCATGATGTTATACGCAAGGTCCTTAGCAATCACTTGGGGTGGTCCTCCGTACTGGGTTTGGAATTGTTATAAAGAGACAGG GGATGACAACATTGAGGTAGCCAAACTAACGGGTGTACGCGATCTAGATGTCCAAGGACGGTTCAAGATGTCGGAGCTCTCACCAGGAGTTGTTTATGAGATTGCCTACATTGTTAAATTAACAAACGGAGCATCTGGATGGGAACTCCCTGTTACACTCAAAATCACTCTCCCGGGGCAGGGCGGAAGAGAAAAGAAGCGCCAATACAGTCTACTCGAGAAGCCGAGAGGAGTGTGGATGGAGCTTGTTGGTGGCAGTTTTCAGTCAATGGCAAGAGAAactggagaagtgatctttgatttttataatCATGACACGCCCTCGAAAAGTGGGCTTATCATCAAAGGTATCATTATCAGGCCAAAAAATTGA
- the LOC126611294 gene encoding ubiquitin-conjugating enzyme E2-23 kDa-like isoform X2 has protein sequence MLTKYLTSIFKVFSPQLLLYPNPSDPLNRGAYTKKDYKKSPNALENPLVILFVYIDDRFHITYLPPTIFHNLQLQCL, from the exons ATGTTGACAAAAT ATCTTACAAGCATATTTAAAGTGTTCTCACCACAACTTCTGCTATATCCCAATCCCTCTGATCCTTTAAACAGAG GAGCTTATACAAAGAAGGATTACAAAAAATCACCGAATGCCTTGGAAAATCCCTTGGTGATTCTATTTG TGTACATAGATGACAGATTTCATATCACCTACTTGCCTCCAACTAT TTTCCACAATCTACAGTTGCAATgcctttga
- the LOC126611293 gene encoding putative disease resistance protein RGA4 isoform X2, with the protein MADIIIGLASPLVEIAIKKLTDVATTEFVNIKDEVEKLNNSFTEIKTLLGILEGNPPMDSSTASPLKNWLERLRAASYDMEDLIDCWTTEYQRWKMKQQQVQKFHLPFCAFKFLFLSRELSKLREITSRIDAINRDGQRYKSNRTMIAASDKSHSKTSGTGPVQDRLVVSRGKDKEKIIEQLTTEKKAGRGTFSFIPIVGIGGLGKTTLAQLVFNDENVDRYFDFRIWVFVGNEFDMERIFREILVSLVRSLNVKRRQATESLKDMIKKKESQPETPVDPTLLAKLQTLFKDASPLDLNQLPSPSDPNSLLHQNQLPSPSDLYSLPHLKDLYLHYSNSLDRLQTRPEIIDYTPLSLAQLETRILELLTQKRFLLVLDDLWNHKDEELEPLVKVLNHGACGSKVLVTSRLKEVSNIMDSASPYSLQCLGDHESWWLFKKLAFKEDSNLIDSEFEKCGREIVGMCQGLPLATKQMAGLLRGKELGEWENVAKSQTWKARVEDTQILPALRLSYNHLPSPDHKQCFSLCSLFPKSYLYEKDELVKLWMAEGFIQPPTHGVGERTEDIGSRYFKELSDRFFFECSAEDNTKYRMHDLIHDLAQSVSSPFFCQVKDMKDFDEKSRHVSLLQEQLQKPTIEIVNKSKKLRTLLLPVQHLQLRAFGKGQGEIIHSLMYMRVLDMSSSTVVTLPDSIGRLKLLRYLDLSTTEIRKLPDSVCNLFNLETLKLLRCPWIFNLPKNLKNLVNLRHLELDEIFWFKTLMLPRSMGCLTSLHNLHKFPVSCETGNKLEELKNMVYLRGTLHISKLENAVNAGEANLKGKEMIEKVVYEWSSNDVNFHDEAAAKQVLEDLEPHPKALKELQICHYKGTEFPRWMGLLTNLVSIYLNHCTRSKVLDLRELHKLEQVRLKNMLELEDWNGDFESLKILRIVNCPKLKSCSHRGKTLDFLKIKRCESLEHLLFSCWRNPMSITLVDNPVLMHWTHNCESFFLWIFLYWKFERGSELKIINCPKLHESPDNYIPKKLEASGCNSEFKIHPFLNMEHLALDACSAHGSLVGLPPRDVFDLRFLVISNISNLICLPDWGLPELGALYVRDCKALEYLSNQNKSFQGFTSLTTLSIHNCPKLVTLPVEGLPTSLKYLSIGSCARLMSFGPADVLQKLDSLHDLYIEDCPALQSLPEGGLPTSLLHLSIQRCPSLVERCGEEDGDWPKIKHIPDLEMKMPSTETATSSPSSSSTAWYHLRLRRPNFKRKTVSE; encoded by the exons ATGGCTGACATAATTATCGGCCTTGCAAGTCCTCTTGTAGAGATTGCAATAAAGAAATTGACTGATGTTGCTACTACTGAATTCGTCAATATCAAGGATGAGGTAGAGAAGCTGAACAATTCTTTTACAGAAATTAAAACGTTGCTTGGAATTTTGGAAGGAAATCCTCCGATGGATTCTTCTACTGCTTCCCCCCTGAAGAATTGGCTGGAAAGGCTCCGAGCAGCATCTTATGATATGGAGGATTTGATCGACTGTTGGACAACAGAATACCAACGGTGGAAGATGAAGCAGCAGCAGGTACAAAAATTCCATCTTCCGTTTTGTGCTTTTAAATTTCTCTTTCTGTCTCGTGAATTGTCCAAGTTGAGAGAAATTACATCAAGAATAGATGCAATTAACCGAGATGGACAACGCTACAAAAGTAACAGAACCATGATAGCAGCAAGTGATAAAAGTCATTCAAAAACATCGGGAACTGGGCCCGTTCAAGACAGGTTAGTTGTTAGTAGGgggaaggataaagagaagatcATAGAGCAGCTGACAACAGAGAAAAAAGCCGGTAGGGGAACCTTTTCATTTATTCCCATTGTTGGGATTGGAGGATTGGGGAAAACAACTCTTGCTCAACTTGTCTTTAATGATGAAAATGTTGATCGGTATTTCGATTTTAGAATTTGGGTTTTTGTGGGGAACGAATTTGACATGGAGAGGATTTTCCGTGAAATACTGGTCTCTCTAGTGCGTTCATTGAATGTGAAAAGAAGACAAGCAACGGAGTCTTTAAAAGATATGATCAAGAAAAAAGAATCTCAACCCGAAACCCCTGTTGATCCCACCCTCTTGGCCAAACTACAAACCTTGTTTAAAGATGCCAGTCCTCTCGATTTGAACCAACTACCTTCTCCCAGTGATCCCAACTCCTTGCTCCATCAGAACCAACTACCTTCTCCCAGTGATCTCTACTCTTTGCCCCATCTAAAAGACCTTTATCTTCACTACTCCAACTCCTTGGACCGATTACAAACCCGTCCTGAGATTATTGATTATACCCCTCTCTCCTTGGCCCAACTAGAAACTCGCATTCTTGAACTTCTCACTCAGAAACGATTTTTACTTGTTCTAGACGACCTGTGGAATCATAAAGATGAGGAATTGGAGCCACTAGTAAAGGTCTTAAATCATGGGGCTTGCGGAAGCAAGGTTCTGGTGACTAGTCGGCTGAAAGAAGTTTCAAATATTATGGATTCAGCGTCACCCTATTCTCTGCAATGTTTGGGTGATCATGAGTCATGGTGGTTGTTTAAAAAGTTGGCATTCAAAGAAGATAGTAATTTGATCGATAGCGAGTTTGAAAAATGTGGAAGGGAAATTGTAGGTATGTGTCAGGGTCTTCCTTTGGCTACAAAACAAATGGCAGGTCTGTTACGTGGGAAAGAATTGGGAGAATGGGAAAATGTTGCCAAAAGTCAAACATGGAAAGCACGAGTGGAAGATACTCAAATACTGCCTGCTCTTAGATTGAGTTATAATCACCTGCCCTCACCAGATCACAAGCAGTGCTTTTCATTGTGTTCCCTGTTTCCGAAATCGTATCTTTATGAAAAGGATGAGTTGGTCAAGTTATGGATGGCAGAAGGATTTATACAACCACCTACGCACGGAGTGGGAGAGAGGACAGAAGACATCGGAAGTCGATACTTCAAGGAGCTGTCAGACAGGTTCTTCTTCGAATGCTCAGCTGAAGACAACACAAAGTACAGGATGCATGATCTTATCCATGACTTGGCACAATCAGTTTCCAGTCCCTTTTTTTGCCAAGTGAAGGATATgaaagattttgacgaaaagtCTCGTCATGTATCACTGCTTCAAGAACAACTTCAGAAGCCTACAATAGAGATCGTCAACAAATCGAAGAAGCTGCGCACACTTTTACTTCCAGTTCAACACTTGCAACTGAGAGCCTTTGGGAAAGGACAAGGTGAAATAATTCATTCACTTATGTATATGCGTGTGCTAGACATGAGTTCAAGCACAGTTGTCACACTGCCAGATTCAATTGGAAGGCTGAAGCTCTTGCGCTACCTCGATTTATCGACAACTGAAATCAGAAAGCTCCCTGATTCGGTATGCAACCTCTTCAATTTGGAGACGCTGAAACTTTTGCGTTGTCCTTGGATTTTCAATTTGCCCAAGAACTTGAAAAATCTTGTCAACCTGAGACATCTGGAGCTAGATGAAATTTTCTGGTTCAAGACCTTGATGTTGCCACGAAGCATGGGGTGTCTAACCAGTCTGCACAACTTACACAAATTTCCG gtCAGCTGCGAAACAGGAAACAaacttgaagaattgaagaacaTGGTGTACCTTAGAGGAACGTTGCACATCTCAAAGCTGGAAAATGCAGTGAATGCAGGGGAGGCCAACTTGAAAGGGAAAGAAATGATTGAGAAAGTGGTTTATGAATGGAGCAGTAACGAtgttaattttcatgatgaagCCGCTGCAAAGCAGGTACTTGAAGACTTGGAACCTCACCCAAAGGCACTCAAAGAGCTCCAAATCTGTCACTACAAGGGCACTGAATTTCCACGTTGGATGGGACTGCTGACGAATTTGGTTAGTATTTATTTGAATCACTGCACCAGATCCAAAGTCCTTGATCTTCGGGAGCTACACAAACTCGAACAAGTCCGTCTCAAAAATATGCTAGAGTTGGAGGATTGGAATGGAGATTTTgaatccctcaaaattctaaggATAGTTAACTGCCCCAAGTTGAAAAGCTGTTCACATCGTGGGAAAACACTGGATTTTCTGAAGATCAAAAGGTGTGAATCATTGGAACACCTTCTGTTTTCCTGCTGGCGCAACCCTATGAGTATCACACTTGTTGACAATCCTGTTCTGATGCACTGGACTCACAATTGTGAGAGTTTCTTTTTGTG GATCTTTCTGTACTGGAAATTCGAAAGGGGCAGTGAACTCAAAATTATCAATTGCCCCAAGCTGCATGAGTCGCCAGATAACTACATtccaaagaaattggaagcaAGTGGGTGCAATTCAGAATTCAAAATACATCCCTTCTTAAACATGGAACATCTGGCATTGGATGCATGTTCTGCACATGGCTCCTTAGTGGGTTTGCCACCTCGTGATGTCTTTGATCTACGGTTCTTGGTGATTTCCAATATCTCAAACCTCATATGTCTTCCAGATTGGGGTCTCCCCGAACTCGGAGCACTCTACGTCCGTGACTGCAAGGCTCTCGAGTATTTATCCAACCAAAACAAGTCGTTCCAAGGATTCACCTCCCTCACAACACTCTCCATCCACAATTGTCCTAAGCTTGTAACGTTGCCAGTTGAAGGCCTCCCAACATCTCTTAAATATTTGAGTATTGGCTCGTGTGCAAGGCTCATGTCATTTGGCCCGGCAGATGTACTCCAAAAACTCGACTCCCTCCATGATCTATACATTGAGGATTGCCCTGCACTCCAGTCCTTGCCGGAGGGTGGGTTACCAACCTCCCTCCTGCATCTCTCTATCCAGCGATGCCCCTCGCTGGTAGAACGATGTGGGGAGGAAGACGGTGATTGGCCCAAGATCAAACATATCCCTGATCTGGAAATGAAGATGCCATCCACCGAAACTGCAACCTCATCACCATCGTCTTCTTCAACAGCTTGGTACCATCTGCGCTTGCGGAG GCCAAACTTCAAAAGGAAGACGGTTTCAGAATGA